The Desulfobacterales bacterium genome includes a region encoding these proteins:
- a CDS encoding transporter substrate-binding domain-containing protein → MKKNFYIIYLLAIVLVIINAVSFAQTTYTVKKGDTLSLISLKVYGISREWKTIYNANTEILESPNRLALGMKLIIPDLNNKKEIKFQPPSTALKVKSRSIEGRSSREKLIKLADEFNYTWKVVCERDFPPYNYVDDKGNKTGLDTELVTAILNYLKIEFEIINYPWNRVVNSVDTNEADFAYQFVGKPERFEKYCMIGPIRSGITLFAVRKDSKIDNYGTLSDLKKYSIGHVTGYAYTDEFDSAEYLNKQDVIDNNLLVQILVKGRTDLIIGDLNTLSYFAKANGMYEQIRFLPKILKEVPRYIAFPKEKKQQSELFEKGLNAIKASGTYDKIIKKWK, encoded by the coding sequence ATGAAAAAAAATTTTTATATTATTTATCTATTAGCAATTGTCTTAGTAATTATTAATGCAGTGAGTTTTGCTCAAACAACTTATACTGTTAAAAAAGGAGATACTCTTTCTTTAATTTCATTAAAAGTTTATGGAATTAGTCGTGAATGGAAAACAATTTACAATGCAAATACAGAAATACTCGAAAGCCCAAATCGTTTAGCTCTTGGAATGAAATTAATCATTCCAGATTTAAATAATAAAAAAGAGATTAAGTTTCAACCCCCATCTACTGCGCTCAAAGTAAAATCAAGATCTATTGAAGGGAGATCTTCTCGTGAAAAGCTTATAAAATTAGCAGATGAGTTCAATTATACATGGAAAGTTGTATGTGAAAGGGATTTCCCTCCGTACAATTACGTTGACGACAAAGGAAATAAAACGGGTTTAGATACTGAGCTTGTTACCGCTATTTTGAATTATTTAAAAATTGAATTTGAAATTATAAATTATCCATGGAATAGAGTAGTTAATTCTGTTGATACAAATGAAGCTGATTTTGCTTATCAATTTGTAGGCAAGCCTGAAAGATTCGAAAAGTATTGTATGATTGGGCCAATTAGAAGCGGTATAACTCTATTTGCTGTTCGAAAAGATTCAAAAATTGATAATTATGGGACGCTTAGTGATTTAAAAAAATATTCAATCGGCCATGTTACTGGTTATGCTTATACAGATGAATTTGATTCGGCTGAGTATCTTAATAAACAGGACGTAATAGATAATAACCTTTTAGTGCAAATATTAGTTAAAGGCAGGACAGATTTAATTATCGGTGATTTAAATACTCTTTCATATTTTGCAAAGGCAAATGGTATGTATGAACAAATCCGTTTTTTACCTAAAATTTTAAAAGAGGTGCCTCGTTATATTGCATTTCCAAAAGAAAAAAAACAGCAATCTGAATTGTTTGAAAAAGGTTTAAATGCTATAAAAGCAAGCGGAACTTACGATAAAATAATAAAAAAATGGAAATAA